The following proteins come from a genomic window of Mariniflexile sp. TRM1-10:
- a CDS encoding helix-turn-helix domain-containing protein yields MKTHKKKEYHPVVDALGKRIKNTIKSTSLVQKDVAHDANMDVENLRKYMRGDQEMKISTLMRISHGLKLTVSELLEGIEKEIN; encoded by the coding sequence ATGAAGACGCATAAGAAAAAAGAATATCATCCAGTTGTAGATGCCTTAGGAAAAAGGATAAAAAACACCATTAAATCAACTTCATTGGTACAAAAAGATGTGGCACATGATGCGAATATGGATGTCGAAAATCTCCGTAAGTACATGAGAGGAGACCAAGAAATGAAAATAAGCACCCTCATGAGAATCTCTCATGGGCTTAAGTTAACTGTTAGTGAACTCCTCGAAGGTATAGAAAAGGAAATTAATTAG